In Aythya fuligula isolate bAytFul2 chromosome 6, bAytFul2.pri, whole genome shotgun sequence, the following are encoded in one genomic region:
- the VIL1 gene encoding villin-1, whose product MAELSAQVTRKLNITTPGIQIWRIENMEMVPVPTKSYGNFYEGDCYILLSTRKSGSSFSYNIHYWLGKEASQDEQGAAAIYTTQMDEYLGTVAVQHREVQGHESETFRAYFKQGLIYKKGGMASGMKHVETNTYNVQRLLHVKGKKNVVAAEVEMSWKSFNRGDVFLLDLGQLIIQWNGPESNRAERLKAMTLAKDIRDRERGGRAKVGVVDGENEGATPELVQVLLQVLGEKRGDIKAAIPDNQVEQIHNSSLKLYHVSDASGNLVIQEIAIRPLTQDMLQHEDCYILDYGGHKIFVWKGKNSTKEEKQQAMSRALGFIKAKNYPSSTSVETENDGSESAVFRQLFQKWTVPSQTTGLGKTHTVGKVAKVEQVKFDATSLHAKPQMAAQQKMVDDGSGEVEVWRVENQELVPVEKRWLGHFYGGDCYLVLYTYYVGPKVNRIIYIWQGRQASTDELAASAYQAVILDQKYNNEPVQVRVTMGKEPAHMMAMFKGRMVVYAGGTSRAGSTEPVPSTRLFQVHGTNEFNTKAFEVPVRASSLNSNDVFVLKTPSCCYLWYGKGCSGDEREMAKTVADIISKTEKPVIAEGQEPPEFWVALGGKSQYANNKRLQEENSSLPPRLFECSNKTGKFLATEIVDFTQDDLDENDIYLLDTFDQVFFWLGKGANASEKEAAAVMAQEYLRSDPSGRDMDTPIIVVKQGCEPPTFTGWFVAWDPLCWSDKKSYEELKAELGDISNMGQLVSGLTSKEVFTATTTLTPAKLETFPLHVLVNTAAEDLPQGVDPSRKEQHLSDQDFQAVFGMKRAAFGNLPVWKQQNLKKEKGLF is encoded by the exons atgGCGGAGCTCAGCGCCCAGGTCACCAGGAAGCTGAACATCACCACGCCGGGCATCCAGATATGGAGAATCGAG AACATGGAGATGGTGCCGGTGCCCACCAAGAGCTACGGCAACTTCTACGAGGGGGATTGCTACATCCTGCTCTCG ACGCGCAAATCCGGGAGCAGCTTCAGCTACAACATCCACTACTGGCTGGGCAAGGAGGCGAGCCAGGACGAGCAGGGGGCGGCCGCCATCTACACCACGCAGATGGACGAGTACCTGGGCACCGTGGCCGTGCAGCACCGCGAGGTGCAGGGCCACGAGAGCGAGACCTTCCGCGCATACTTCAAGCAGGGGCTCAT ATATAAGAAAGGCGGGATGGCCTCGGGCATGAAGCATGTGGAGACCAACACCTACAACGTCCAGCGCCTGCTGCACGTCAAGGGCAAGAAGAACGTGGTGGCGGCAGAG GTGGAGATGAGCTGGAAAAGCTTCAACCGGGGCGACGTCTTCCTGCTGGACCTGGGCCAGCTCATCATCCAGTGGAACGGCCCCGAGAGCAACCGTGCCGAGAGGCTGAAG GCGATGACCCTGGCCAAGGACATTCGGGACCGCGAGCGCGGGGGGCGCGCCAAGGTCGGCGTGGTGGACGGGGAGAACGAGGGCGCCACGCCGGAGCTGGTGCAGGTCCTGCTGCAAGTGCTGGGCGAGAAGAGGGGGGACATCAAGGCGGCCATCCCCGACAACCAGGTGGAGCAGATCCACAACAGCTCCCTCAAGCTCTACCA CGTCTCCGATGCCAGCGGGAACCTGGTGATACAGGAGATAGCCATTCGCCCCCTGACTCAAGACATGCTGCAGCATGAG GACTGCTACATCCTGGATTACGGAGGGCACAAGATCTTCGTCTGGAAGGGCAAGAACTCCAccaaggaggagaagcagcaggcaaTGAGCAGGGCCCTG GGCTTCATCAAAGCCAAGAACTACCCGTCCAGCACCAGCGTGGAGACGGAGAACGACGGCTCCGAGTCGGCCGTCTTCAGGCAGCTCTTCCAAAAGTGGACGGTCCCCTCGCAGACCACCGGGCTGGGCAAGACCCACACCGTGGGCAAAGTGG CCAAGGTGGAGCAGGTGAAGTTCGACGCCACCTCGCTGCACGCCAAGCCCCAGATGGCCGCCCAGCAGAAGATGGTGGATGACGGATCCGGGGAGGTGGAG gtgtGGCGCGTGGAGAACCAGGAGCTGGTGCCCGTGGAAAAGCGGTGGCTGGGCCACTTCTACGGCGGGGACTGCTACCTGGTGCTCTACACCTACTACGTGGGGCCCAAGGTGAACCGCATCATCTACATCTGGCAG GGTCGCCAAGCCAGCACGGACGAGCTGGCCGCCTCGGCTTACCAGGCCGTCATCCTGGACCAGAAGTACAACAACGAGCCCGTGCAGGTCCGCGTCACCATGGGCAAGGAGCCGGCGCACATGATGGCCATGTTCAAGGGCAGGATGGTGGTCTACGCG GGTGGCACCTCGCGGGCGGGCAGCACGGAGCCCGTGCCCTCCACCCGCCTCTTCCAAGTGCACGGCACCAACGAGTTCAACACCAAGGCCTTCGAGGTGCCCGTGCGCGCCTCCTCCCTCAACTCCAACGACGTCTTCGTGCTCAAGACCCCCAGCTGCTGCTACCTCTGGTATGGGAAG ggctgcagcggGGACGAGCGCGAGATGGCCAAGACGGTGGCCGACATCATCTCCAAGACGGAGAAGCCGGTGATCGCGGAGGGCCAGGAGCCCCCCGAATTCTGGGTGGCCCTGGGGGGCAAGTCCCAGTACGCCAACAACAAGAG GCTGCAGGAAGAGAACTCCTCGCTGCCCCCCCGGCTCTTCGAGTGCTCCAACAAAACGGGCAAGTTCCTGGCCACCGAGATCGTAGACTTCACGCAGGATGACCTGGACGAAAACGACATTTACCTGCTGGACACCTTCGACCAG GTCTTCTTCTGGCTCGGGAAAGGGGCCAACGCCTCGGAGAAGGAGGCGGCGGCGGTGATGGCGCAGGAGTACCTGCGGAGCGACCCCAGCGGGCGCGACATGGACACCCCCATCATCGTGGTGAAGCAGGGCTGCGAGCCCCCCACCTTCACCGGCTGGTTCGTGGCCTGGGACCCTCTCTGCTGGAGC GACAAGAAATCCTACGAGGAGCTCAAAGCCGAGCTGGGGGACATCAGCAACATGGGGCAGCTCGTGTCC GGGCTCACTTCCAAGGAGGTCTTCACGGCCACCACCACCCTGACCCCCGCCAAGCTGGAGACCTTCCCCCTGCACGTGCTGGTGAACACGGCGGCCGAGGACCTGCCGCAGGGTGTGGACCCCAGCAGGAAGGAG CAACACCTCTCCGACCAGGACTTCCAGGCTGTTTTTGGCATGAAGCGCGCCGCCTTCGGCAACCTGCCCGTGTGGAAACAGCAGAAcctgaagaaggagaaaggacTCTTCTAG
- the CATIP gene encoding ciliogenesis-associated TTC17-interacting protein — protein sequence MEGAAKFLKRIGPEELERCLFPETLALVAAGGRGGGHLWVGARPAPYKQEGQRVRSCLLVRAECRGALDGVPFCSTLKGYVTMRLETLEQEQHQSLEFAAHPIERRTRMVQQPHGVAVTVLTREGKAEPHSRDFSYGWASLGGLLGEAASLLLLRVLARRRAVPPGLIFPAIDSEGHLGTVTYRALGAQRQPGGSAEVEVVVLERAVRTKEGVPAVWHSSFLPSGRLARQLQVGCPVLAVLQDEDVLSERAQAEPQPAFPKQPLEWEEDAQLRSWFLDRKEELQASHSTYTRRHPELAALLADFLQALLLRQPPDPVLFAARFFAPFARRHPPGPPFASSRSPPQD from the exons ATGGAGGGAGCCGCCAAGTTCCTGAAGCGCATCG GCCCCGAGGAGCTGGAGCGCTGCCTGTTCCCCGAGACCCTGGCGCTGGTGGCGgcggggggccgcgggggggggcACCTTTGGGTGGGCGCCAGACCCGCACCCTACAAGCAGGAGGGGCAGCGGGTGCGCAGCTGCCTCCTGGTGCGCGCCGAGTGCCGCGGGGCGCTGGACGGCGTCCCCTTCTGCAGCACCCTAAAAG GGTACGTCACCATGCGGCTGGAGaccctggagcaggagcagcaccaaAGCCTGGAG tTCGCAGCGCACCCCATAGAGAGGAGGACCCGCATGGTGCAGCAGCCCCACGGGGTGGCCGTCACCGTCCTCACCCGCGAGGGGAag GCAGAGCCCCACTCCCGGGACTTCTCCTACGGCTGGGCCTcgctgggggggctgctgggggaggccgccagcctcctgctgctgcgggTGCTGGCTCGCCGCCGTGCCGTGCCCCCTGGACTCATCTTCCCAGCCATCGACAGCGAGGGGCACCTCGGCACCGTCACCTAC CGTGCCCTGGGTGCGCAGCGGCAGCCGGGGGGCTCGGcggaggtggaggtggtggtgctggagcGAGCTGTGCGCACCAAGGAGGGCGTCCCCGCGGTCTGGCACAGCAGTTTCCTCCCCAGCGG GCGCTTGGCTCGGCAGCTGCAGGTCGGGTGCCCGGTGCTGGCGGTGCTGCAGGATGAGGATGTCCTCAGCGAGAGGG CCCAGGCCGAGCCCCAGCCCGCGTTCCCCAAGCAGCCCCTGGAGTGGGAGGAGGACGCCCAGCTGCGCTCCTGGTTCCTGGATAGGAAG gaagagctgcaggcGTCCCACAGCACCTACACCCGGCGGCACCCCGAGCTCGCCGCCCTCCTGGCCGATTTCCTGCAGGCCCTGCTGCTCCGCCAGCCCCCCGACCCCGTCCTCTTCGCCGCCCGTTTCTTCGCCCCCTTCGCCCGCCGccacccccccggcccccccttcgcctcctcccgcagccccccccaggATTAA
- the TMBIM1 gene encoding LOW QUALITY PROTEIN: protein lifeguard 3 (The sequence of the model RefSeq protein was modified relative to this genomic sequence to represent the inferred CDS: deleted 1 base in 1 codon) yields the protein MAQPNAPPPYDDKNPLYPPPPGAYPQPPHYGGGYPQPGGYPQPGGYAAPGGYAAPGGYPQPGMPTMPMRFGDGYGGEGMGGSSPFQAADWDDKRVRHTFIRKVYAIISLQLLVTVGIIAVFTFVSPVRSFVQRNVAIYYASYAVFLVTYLVLACCQGPRRRFPWNIILLSIFTLAMGLMTGTIASMYRTNAVLIAMLITAIVAIIVTLFCFQTKVDFTSCPGLFCVLGIVVMVTGIVTAIVLSFKYVPWLHMLYAAIGAIAFTLFLAYDTQLVLGNRKNTLSPEEYIYGALTIYTDIIYIFTFLLQIVGRD from the exons ATGGCGCAGCCCAACGCGCCCCCCCCGTACGACGACAAGAACCCGCTGTACCCCCCGCCGCCGGGGGCttacccccagcccccccactAC GGGGGGGGGTACCCACAGCCTGGGGGGTACCCGCAGCCGGGGGGGTACGCGGCACCGGGGGGGTACGCGGCACCGGGGGGGTACCCGCAGCCGGGGATGCCCACCATGCCCATGCGGTTTG GTGATGGCTACGGAGGCGAGGGCAtggggggcagctccccctTCCAGGCGGCCGATTGGGACGACAAGAGGGTCCGGCACACCTTCATCCGCAAG GTCTACGCCATCATCtcgctgcagctgctggtgacCGTGGGGATCATCGCCGTGTTCACCTTCGT CTCGCCCGTGCGCTCCTTCGTGCAGAGGAACGTGGCCATCTACTACGCCTCGTA cGCCGTCTTCCTGGTCACCTACCTGGTGCTGGCCTGCTGCCAGGGGCCCCG GAGGCGCTTCCCGTGGAACATCATCCTGCTGAGCATCTTC ACGCTGGCCATGGGGCTCATGACGGGGACCATCGCCAG CATGTACCGCACCAACGCCGTCCTCATCGCCATGCTCATCACCGCCATCGTGGCCATCATCGTCACCCTCTTCTGCTTCCAGACCAAG GTTGACTTCACGTCGTGCCCGGGGCTCTTCTGCGTGCTGGGCATCGTGGTCATGGTGACGGGCATCGTCACCGCCATCGTCCTCTCCTTCAAATAC GTCCCCTGGCTCCACATGCTCTACGCGGCCATCGGGGCCATCGCCTTCACCTTG TTCCTGGCCTACGACACgcagctggtgctgggcaaTAGGAAGAACACGCTGAGCCCCGAGGAGTACATCTACGGCGCCCTCACCATCTACACCGACATCATCTACATCTtcaccttcctcctgcagatCGTGGGCCGGGATTAA
- the PNKD gene encoding probable hydrolase PNKD codes for MAAARGGLRGLLAAATGGLRGGPPPTRGCHRPPPGPPPRPPGPPPGPPGALPEGVEYIPTRKKGKNPMKPIGLAWYRLYARTRLGFLFYRRQVRKARQRFPHGHSVAQPLGFRGVKIVPIPVLANNYSYLVIDTGSSRAAVVDPSDPIAVQAAIEEEGVTLEAILCTHKHWDHSGGNAELRQRHGACRVYGSALDAIPELTNPLGDKDKVTVGCLTFEALATPGHTVGHTAFVLDAGPFGGPPCLFSGDLLFLAGCGRLFEGSPETMLASLDAAVGLGEDTLLWPGHEYALECLSFASLLELDNPALEQKLLWATQQRQEKRSTCPSTLGEEQTYNPFLRTHRRELQEALGLHRGSGEPPDAFRARVLKELRRRKDLYKAT; via the exons ATGGCGGCGGCGCGCGGCGGCCTGCGCG GGCTCCTGGCAGCGGCcaccggggggctccggggggggccGCCCCCAACCCGGGGCTGCCACCGGCCcccaccgggaccccccccacgaccaccgggaccccccccgggaccACCGGGAGCCCTTCCCGAGGGCGTGGAGTACATCCCCACGCGGAAAAAGGGCAAGAACCCCATGAAGCCCATAGGGCTGGCGTG gTACAGGCTGTACGCCCGCACGCGGCTGGGCTTCCTCTTCTACCGGCGGCAGGTGAGGAAGGCTCGCCAGCGCTTCCCCCACGGCCACTCCGTGGCCCAGCCCCTGGGCTTCCGCG GGGTGAAAATCGTGCCCATCCCCGTGCTGGCCAACAACTACAGCTACCTGGTCATCGACACGGGTTCCAGCCGCGCCGCCGTGGTCGACCCCTCCGACCCCATAGCCGTGCAG GCTGCCATCGAGGAGGAGGGGGTGACGCTGGAGGCCATCCTCTGCACCCACAAGCACTG GGACCACAGCGGGGGGAACGCGGAGCTGCGCCAGCGGCACGGCGCCTGCAGGGTGTACGGCAGCGCCCTCGACGCCATCCCCGAGCTCACCAA CCCCCTTGGTGACAAGGACAAGGTGACGGTGGGCTGCCTGACCTTCGAGGCGCTGGCGACGCCGGGCCACACGGTGGGCCACACGGCGTTCGTGCTGGACGCGGGGCCCTTCGGGGGCCCCCCCTGCCTCTTCTCCGGGGACCTGCTCTTCCTCGCCGGCTGCG GCAGGCTGTTCGAGGGCTCCCCCGAAACCATGCTGGCCTCGCTGGATGCGGCCGTGGGCTTGGGAGAGGACACCCTGCTGTGGCCCG GGCACGAGTACGCGCTGGAGTGCCTGAGCTTCGCCAGCCTGCTGGAGCTCGACAACCCCgcgctggagcagaagctgctgtgGGCGACGCAGCAGCGGCAGGAGAAGAGGAGCACG tgcCCCTCCACGCTGGGCGAGGAGCAGACCTACAACCCCTTCCTGCGCACCCACCgccgggagctgcaggaggccctggggctgcatcggggcagcggggagccccCCGACGCCTTCCGCGCCCGCGTCCTCAAGGAGCTGCGCAGGCGCAAGGACCTCTACAAAGCCACCTag
- the SLC11A1 gene encoding natural resistance-associated macrophage protein 1: MSGSDPTVASLEPGLSGSLNRVQGDPGDAPGPPQPPGRTAQPYLDELVSIPKSSGPGFSLRKLWAFTGPGFLMSIAYLDPGNVESDLQCGAVAGFKLLWVLLWATVLGLLCQRLAIRLGVVTGKDLAEICHLYYPKVPRVLLWLTIEVAIIGSDMQEVIGTAIAFSLLSAGRIPLWGGVLITIVDTLFFLFLDKYGLRKLEAFFGLLITIMALTFGYEYVVVRPAQLEVLRGIFLPYCPGCGREELLQAVGMVGAIIMPHNIFLHSSLVKTRAIDRSKKEEVREANTYFLGESCLALFVSFLINLFVVAVFGQAFYRQRNEDVHNKCINSSVSRYANIFPLNNATVSVDIYQGGVILGCYFGAAALYIWAVGILAAGQSSTMTGTYAGQFVMEGFLRLRWSRFARVLFTRSFAILPTLLVAAFRDVTQLTGMNDLLNVLQSLLLPFAVLPVLTFTSLRPLMHDFANGLLGKVLMALIAGLVCAINIYFVVAFLPTLRGPAFLAPLGLLLAAYLAFIAYLLWTCSIAHGAPAWARGRHGRFAFGVAPEPPPGVAGSG; encoded by the exons ATGTCCGGATCTGACCCCACCGTGGCATCGCTGGAGCCAG gtCTCTCCGGGTCCCTGAACCGGGTTCAAGGTGATCCTGGCGatgcccccggccccccgcagccccccgggcgCACGGCTCAGCCCTACCTGGACGAGCTCGTCAGCATCCCCAAAAGCAGCGGG CCTGGCTTCAGCCTGAGGAAGCTCTGGGCTTTCACGGGGCCCGGCTTCCTGATGAGCATCGCCTACCTGGACCCGGGCAACGTGGAGTCCGACCTGCAGTGCGGGGCCGTGGCCGGCTTCAAG ctgctgtgggtgctgctgtgggcCACCgtcctggggctgctgtgccagcGCCTGGCCATCCGCCTGGGCGTCGTGACGGGCAAGGACCTGGCTGAGATTTGCCACCTCTATTACCCCAAG GTGCCCCGCGTGCTGCTGTGGCTCACCATCGAGGTGGCCATCATCGGCTCGGACATGCAGGAGGTGATCGGGACGGCCATCGCCTTCAGCCTGCTCTCGGCCGGCCG CATCCCGCTCTGGGGTGGGGTCCTCATCACCATCGTGGAcaccctcttcttcctcttcctcgaCAAGTACG GGCTCCGCAAGCTGGAGGCTTTCTTCGGCCTCCTCATCACCATCATGGCCCTGACCTTTGGCTACGAG TACGTGGTGGTGAGGCCGGcgcagctggaggtgctgcgGGGCATTTTCCTGCCCTACTGCCCGGGCTGCGGGcgggaggagctgctgcaagcCGTGGGCATGGTGGGGGCCATCATCATGCCCCATAACATCTTCCTCCACTCCTCCTTGGTCAAG ACCCGAGCCATCGACCGGTCGAAGAAGGAGGAGGTGCGGGAGGCCAACACCTATTTTTTGGGCGAGTCCTGCCTGGCGCTCTTCGTCTCCTTCCTCATCAACCTCTTCGTCGTGGCCGTCTTCGGCCAAGCCTTCTACCGCCAGCGCAATGAGGACGTg CACAACAAGTGCATCAACAGCAGCGTCAGCCGCTACGCCAACATCTTCCCCCTCAACAACGCCACTGTCTCCGTGGACATCTACCAGGGG GGGGTCATCCTGGGCTGTTATTTTGGGGCGGCGGCGCTCTACATCTGGGCCGTGGGGATCCTGGCGGCGGGGCAGAGCTCCACCATGACGGGGACCTACGCGGGGCAGTTCGTCATGGAG ggcttCCTGCGGCTGCGCTGGTCCCGCTTCGCCCGCGTGCTCTTCACCCGCTCCTTCGCCATCCTGCCCACCCTCTTGGTGGCCGCCTTCCGGGATGTCACCCAGCTGACGGGCATGAACGACCTCCTCAACGTCCTACAGAGCCTGCTG CTGCCCTTCGCCGTGCTGCCCGTCCTCACCTTCACCAGCCTGCGCCCGCTCATGCACGACTTCGCCAACGGGCT CCTGGGGAAGGTGCTGATGGCCCTGATCGCGGGGCTGGTGTGCGCCATCAACATCTACTTCGTGGTGGCCTTCCTGCCCACCCTACGGGGCCCCGCTTTCCTCGcccccctggggctgctgctggccgccTACCTGGCCTTCATCGCCTACCTG ctctggaCCTGCAGCATCGCCCACGGAGCCCCCGCTTGGGCTCGGGGCCGCCACGGCCGCTTCGCTTTTGGGGTcgcccccgagccccccccgggggtgGCGGGGTCGGGGTGA
- the CTDSP1 gene encoding carboxy-terminal domain RNA polymerase II polypeptide A small phosphatase 1 encodes MDQQSIIAQVSKEEGSAPLQEKGAQSPPATKKPRGRSILQSLFCCLCRDEAEPFSVNNNAPLLAEENGALPKAATKHLLPELKPQDASKLCVVIDLDETLVHSSFKPVNNADFIIPVEIDGIMHQVYVLKRPHVDEFLQRMGELFECVLFTASLAKYADPVADLLDKWGAFRARLFRESCVFHRGNYVKDLSRLGRDLRRIIIVDNSPASYIFHPDNAVPVASWFDNMADTELLDLLPFFERLSKVDDVYTVLKKHRTNS; translated from the exons ATGGACCAGCAGTCCATCATCGCCCAGGTTAGCAAGGAGGAGGGGAGCGCGCCGCTGCAGGAGAAAg gtgccCAGAGCCCCCCCGCCACCAAGAAGCCGCGGGGCCGCAGCATCCTCCAGTCCCTCTTCTGCTGCCTGTGCCGCGATGAGGCCGAGCCCTTCTCCGTCAACAACAACGCCCCGCTGCTGGCCGAGGAGAACGGCGCCCTGCCCAAG gccgCCACCAAGCACCTCCTGCCCGAGCTGAAGCCGCAGGACGCCAGCAAGCTGTGCGTGGTCATCGACCTGGACGAGACGCTGGTGCACAGCTCCTTCAAG ccggTGAACAACGCCGACTTCATCATTCCCGTGGAGATCGACGGCATCATGCACCAG GTGTACGTGCTGAAGCGGCCGCACGTGGACGAGTTCCTGCAGCGCATGGGCGAGCTCTTCGAGTGCGTGCTCTTCACCGCCAGCCTGGCCAAG TACGCCGACCCCGTGGCCGACCTGCTGGATAAATGGGGGGCTTTCCGGGCCCGGCTGTTCCGCGAGTCGTGCGTCTTCCACCGCGGCAACTACGTCAAGGACCTGAGCCGCCTGGGCCGCGACCTGCGCCGCATCATCATCGTGGACAACTCGCCCGCCTCCTACATCTTCCACCCGGACAACGCC GTGCCGGTGGCCTCGTGGTTCGACAACATGGCAGACACGGAGCTGCTGGACCTGCTGCCCTTCTTCGAGAGGCTCAGCAAGGTGGACGACGTTTACACAGTGCTCAAGAAACACCGGACTAACAGCTAG